The Ferrimonas balearica DSM 9799 genome includes the window TAGGCCAGCGGCACGGCGATGATCGCCTCTTCGGTGGTACGGATGATCACCGGCAGGATAAGAATCGCCAGAGTGAGCGCACCGGAGAGGATGGAGAAGCCCAGCCCCAGGATGGTCACAAAGAAGGTCAAACCGAACAGACCGTAAATGATGGACGGGATGCCCGCCAGAGACTCAGTACAGAAGCGAATCACCTTAACCAGCTTGCTGCCGGGCTTGGCGTACTCGGTCAGGTAGATGGCGGTCATGATGCCAATCGGCCCGGCGATCAGAATGGAGACAATCACCATGTAGATGGTGCCCATGATCATCGGCCAGATACCAGACTCTTCGCCGGTGCGGGTGTAGTTATTGGTGATAAAGCCCCAATCAACGTGGGCCAGGCCATTGCTGATGATGTACGCCAGAATCCAGACCAGGAACGCCATGGTAAAGATGGCAGAGCCCCAAATCAGGCCGGTCAGCAGCTTGTCAGTATTGTCGCGGGTCATCATTTTGCTCTCTCGCGATTCAGGAACATCAGGGTGCCGTTCAGCAGCATAACGAACACCAGCAGTACCACACCGGTGGCGTACAGTGCACTGGCGTGGATGCCAGTGGCATAAGACATCTCAAGGGCGATGTTGGCGGTCAGGGTACGAGCGGATTCAAGCACGCCATTGGGCATGGCCGGCGCATTACCCATCACCATGATGATGGCCATGGTCTCACCCACCGCACGGGCAATACCCAGGATCACCCCGGTCAGAATGCCGGAGCGTGCTGCCGGGATAAGCACATGGAAAATGGTGTAGATGTTGGAGGCACCCAGCGCCAGAGACCCCTCTTTGTACTGACGCGGTACCGCGCGCAAAGAGGTTTCCGACACAGCAATAACGGTGGGCAGGATCATGATGGCCAGCACAATGGAACCCGCCAGTACGGTGGCGCCGGAGGGCACACCGAACACCTGCTCAATCAGCGGAACAATCACCACCAGGCCGAAGAAGCCATAAACCACAGAGGGGATACCGGCCAGCAGTTCGATGGCGGGACGGAGAACTTTAACCAGTCGGGGCGGCGCAATTTCGGCCAGGAATACGGCAGTCAGGATGCCAACCGGAACCCCAATGGCAACCGCAACCGCTGTGGCAAACAAGGAACCCACAATCATTGGTGCGATGCCGTAGAGGGCCGGCGGTAGCCAGTCCATCCCGGTCAGCATAGCGATAATGCCAACCGCCCAGTTCGGCAACCAGCCTTCACCGAAGGCGCTACCGCCCTCCTCTTTCGCCAGTTCAATCGCCAACTCACCCGAGTAGACGACGGAGTCCAGGCTCTCCTTAATCAGGAAGAAACCAATGGTGGCGACAGAGAGCACGCCGATAAAGGCGCTCAGCAGGAACAGACCATGGAACAGATGTTCCGTCAGGTCCCGGCGACGGGAGGCTTTCAGCTCCTTCGCCATCATCATTCCGCTGTCAGTGCTCTGGACAACAGTCATAATTCTTTAACAACCCTATATAACCCGCAAGAAGGCTGCGACACCCCTGCCGCAGCCTGTGGTATTCGCTGACTCAACAGAGCCGCGATTACTGAACCGGCACGTAGCCTTTGTTACCCACGATGGCCTGACCGTCAGCGGACAGAATCCAGCTCAGGAACTCTTGAGCCGCTTTCGGGGTGTTGTCGTCGTGCAGGACGATAAAGGGACGAGCAATCGGGTACTCACCGGCTTGGATGCCAGCGACGGTGGCCGGGTGACCATTCACTTCGACAGCGCGCAGGGACTGGTCTACGGAGCCCAGGGAGATGTAGCCGATGGCGTTGGGGTTGTTGGCAACCATGGTTTTCACCATGCCGTTACCGTTGCCCACTTGAGCGCGGGGGGAGATGGCGGAGACTTTCTGGCCAGCCACTTTGCGGGTCAGGCTCATGATCTCTTCGAAAGCGCCACGGGTACCGGAAGCGGTGTCACGGGTTACCACAACGATGGGGCCTTTCTTACCACCAACCTGAGACCAGTCAGTGATTTCGCCTTTGTAGATTTTGGTGATCTGGTCCATGGTCAGGCCCTTCACCGCATTGGCATTGTTAACCGCTACCGCGATGCCATCGCGAGCGATAACCGTCTCATGCAGACCAGCACGCATCTCGCTGTCTTTTACATCGCGAGAGGACATGCCCAGCATGGAGGTGCCTTCATTGGCAGCACGGATACCCGCAGAGGAACCGGTGCCTTGTACTTCAACGTTGGTGCCGGTTTTGCCGGTGTAGGTTTCAGCCAGAACTTCCATCACACCGGTTACAGAGGTGGAACCAGAAACGGTGATGGTTTGCGCAGCGACAGCGCTGGTCGCGGTGAACATGGACAGCAGCGCCAGAGCGCCGGCAGCAAAGTTTTTCATGGTAATGACCCTAAATTTCCTTGTTTGGCCGCCTTCTCTTAGCGGCGGGTGCATTACGCCAAAATTGAATGACAGTTTTATTTCACTACTGTTCCAGTTCCATTTCAGTGGCCATTTATGTTTATTTTACAGATGGTTAGGCCATTACATTTTTTTGTCTTTTTCGCTCTGAAAGGCCGTTTCAGAGCGTAACCGGCGATCTCATCGCCACCGGACGGTTGCGCGAATGTTAATCGAATTTCCCTTTACTGACTCAATCAACCGGTTGAATTTCAACCCGATCCTGATCACCAAGCGTCACCTTTAGCCCATTGACCGTGACAAAGCGTCGCCCGTCCATATCACCCTGCCTCACCAGGTACAATTGCGGCTCGTTCTGAGCTGGCGAGAACACCTTTACCTGAAGCAGAGTCTGGTGACTCTGGTAGCGGGACCATCCCCAGCCAGCGGCAATCAGGGTCACCGCCACCAACGCCGGGATCCACACCTTCGGGTGCACCGATGGCATGGTGGAAACCGGTTGTCCCTGACCGCGATTACGGCGTTTGAGCATGCCCAGGCCAATCAGGATGGCGACAATGGTGATCAGTACTTTTACCAGCATGTTAAAGGTCCCTATCTGCAATCACGCCATTGTACGATGAAATGGATCCGGGGTTCTGCCAGCCAGATCCCACCCTACTCCGACTCAGCAAAGGGCACGTCATCCAGGGGCTCTTCCGCCAACACCCGCTGTTGCCAGTCAACCAGAGTGGGCGACTGTTCAATCACCTCCGCCATTCGCGCGCACCAGCAGAGGTCCGCCAATGAGCGTTGCTCCCCGGCCAGAAATGGTGACTCGTTTAACGCCGCCTCCAAGAGCGCCACACCCGCGTTGCTCCCCACAACGGGCCTTGCCAGCCACTCCCACATTAGGCCAATTTGCGCGGGCACTTCGGGTGTGAGGGGTACCTCTGGGAATCGAGCATCAAGATAGGCGGCGGCCGCCAACATGGAATGATGGGGGTGGCCCTGATGCTGCATCAGCGGCTGATCGTCACTCTGCTTTGGCTCAAGGCGGTATGCGGTCCCCTTAAGCTCGCAAACCAGGACAAGGAAACGGGTTTCGACACACGCAGTGTCGCCAAAGATTTCTACCGGAAGCATCCCGGACTCCTTTTCAACCATCTGCCCCTAAGATAAGGAAATTGCCACCAACAAACGAGCGCTGCTGCGCAGAACCCACCTGAACACCAAATAACACGATTGGATTCAGTGCAACGCGATCGATACAGTGATGGTGCAGAGCGTGGCTAACCCCCACGATAAATAACGCGCATGGATGGTTGCCCAAGAGGCCCCCAGGGAAGTGTACTTACGACGCCACGCCCCGTGCGCAGCACCGGGGACGAGCAGGAACCGATGCAACGCATCGCAGTCATGTGAGGTGGAGGCAGGGATGCCGACAGGAGGGATCCCACAAGGATGTGTTACCAGTGCAGTGAACGCACGAACCTCGACACCGTCCAAAAGCCAGAAACGAAAAAACCCAGCCGTTAGGGCGAGTCGAAACCGATGCAACGCATCGCAGTCCTGTGAGGTGGAGGCAGGGATGCCGACAGGAGGGATCCCACAAGGATGTGTTACCAGTGCAGTGAACGCACGAACCTCGACGCCGTCCAAAAGCCAGAAACGAAAAAACCCAGCCGTTAGGGCGAGTCGAAACCGATGCAACGCATCGCAGTTCGGCGAGGTGGAGGCATGGATGCCGACAGGAGGGATCCCACAGGGATGTGTTCTTAAGGCGCCGTGACCCGTGCTCAGCACCGGGGAGCGGACAAGAAAAAAGCCTGACTCTTTCGAAGGGGGCGCCCAGCCTCAGGCTTTCTCTTTACAGATGGCGGAGTGGGCGAAAGTGACCGTTGCAAAGCAACGCAGCACTTGAGCGCGAGGCAGGGATGCCGAGCGGAGGGGAGCACCAGGGGCGAACAGGAACCGATGCAATGCAACGCATCGCAGTCCTGTGAGGTGGAGGCAGGGATGCCGACAGGAGGGATCCCACAAGGATGTGTTACCAGTGCAGTGAACGCACGAACCTCGACACCGTCCAGAAGCCAGAAACGAAAAAAACCAGCCGTTAGGGCGAGTCGAAACCGATGCAACGCATCGCAGTTCGGCGAGGTGGAGGCATGGATGCCGACAGGAGGGATCCCACAGGGATGTGTTTTTAAGGCGCCGCGACCCGTGCGCAGCACCGGGGCGGACAAGAAAAAAGCCTGACTCTTTCGAAGGGGGCGCCCAGCCTCAGGCTTTCTCTTTATAGATGGCGGAGTGGGCGAAAGTGACCGTTGCAAAGCAACGCAGCACTTGAGCGCGAGGCAGGGATGCCGAGCGGAGGGGAGCACCAGGGGCGAACAGGAACCGATGCGACGCATCGCAGTCCTGTGAGCTGGAGGCAGGGATGCCGACAGGAGGGATCCCACATGGATGTGTTACCAACGCAGTGGACGCACGAACCTCGACACCGTCCAAAAGCCAGAAACGAAAAAACCCAGCCGTTAGGCTGGGTTCTTCGTTATAGATGGCGGAGTGGACGGGACTCGAACCCGCGACCCCCGGCGTGACAGGCCGGTATTCTAACCAACTGAACTACCACTCCGCACTTAAAATGGAGCCTGGCGGTGACCTACTCTCGCATGGCAACTGCCACACTACCATCGGCGCGGTCGCGTTTCACTTCTGAGTTCGGCATGGGATCAGGTGGGGCCACGACGCTATTGCCACCAGGCAAAAACTGGCTTATCAGAAACCCCTCTGGCGGCGTCATAAACAGCGCTACGCTGCTCATTTAGCCTGACTAAACTGCGCTGCTCGCGCCGTTCAATCCTTGCCAGCAGACTTTCTGCTGGGCCAGGGCTCCGATAATAAATTTGGAAAAGCTGTTTCTCGATGTAAGGTCTTCTTACAAGGTCGGATATCCGACAAACAAAACCACTTGGGTGTTGTATGGTTAAGCCTCACGGGTCATTAGTACAGGTTAGCTCAACGCCTCACAACGCTTACACACCCTGCCTATCAACGTCGTAGTCTTCGACGGCCCTTTAGGACTCTCGAGGAGTCAGTGAGAACTCATCTTGAGGCTCGCTTCCCGCTTAGATGCTTTCAGCGGTTATCGATTCCGAACTTAGCTACCCGGCAATGCCACTGGCGTGACAACCGGAACACCAGAGGTTCGTCCACTCCGGTCCTCTCGTACTAGGAGCAGCCCCTCTCAATTCTCAAACGCCCACGGCAGATAGGGACCGAACTGTCTCACGACGTTCTGAACCCAGCTCGCGTACCACTTTAAATGGCGAACAGCCATACCCTTGGGACCGACTTCAGCCCCAGGATGTGATGAGCCGACATCGAGGTGCCAAACACCGCCGTCGATATGAACTCTTGGGCGGTATCAGCCTGTTATCCCCGGAGTACCTTTTATCCGTTGAGCGATGGCCCTTCCATTCAGAACCACCGGATCACTAAGACCTACTTTCGTACCTGCTCGACGTGTCTGTCTCGCAGTTAAGCTGGCTTATGCCTTTGCACTAACCTCATGATGTCCGACCATGATTAGCCAACCTTCGTGCTCCTCCGTTACTCTTTGGGAGGAGACCGCCCCAGTCAAACTACCCACCAGGCACTGTCCGCAATCCCGATAAGGGACCAACGTTAGAACATCAAACATACAAGGGTGGTATTTCAAGGACGGCTCCACAACGACTGGCGTCATTGCTTCAAAGCCTCCCACCTATCCTACACATGTAGGTTCAATGTTCAGTGCCAAGCTGTAGTAAAGGTTCACGGGGTCTTTCCGTCTAGCCGCGGGTACACTGCATCTTCACAGCGATTTCAATTTCACTGAGTCTCGGGTGGAGACAGCGTGGCCATCATTACGCCATTCGTGCAGGTCGGAACTTACCCGACAAGGAATTTCGCTACCTTAGGACCGTTATAGTTACGGCCGCCGTTTACCGGGGCTTCGATCAAGAGCTTCGTCCGAAAACTAACCCCATCAATTAACCTTCCGGCACCGGGCAGGCGTCACACCGTATACGTCCTCTTACGAGTTTGCACAGTGCTGTGTTTTTGATAAACAGTTGCAGCCACCTGGTATCTGCGACTCCCACTAGCTTAGAGAGCAAGTCTCATCACCGGCAGGAGCGTACCTTCTCCCGAAGTTACGGTACCATTTTGCCTAGTTCCTTCACCCGAGTTCTCTCAAGCGCCTTGGTATTCTCTACCTGACCACCAGTGTTGGTTTGGGGTACGGTTGCTAATTACCTGAAGCTTAGAAGATTTTCCTGGAAGCATGGCATCAACCACTTCATCACCGTAGTGACTCGTCATCAGCTCTCAGCGTTATGTGAACCCGGATTTGCCTAAGTTCACCGCCTACTACCTTAAACACGGACAACCAACGCCGTGCTGGCCTAGCCTTCTCCGTCTCTCCATCGCAGTAATCAGCAGTACGGGAATATTAACCCGTTTCCCATCGACTACGTCTTTCGACCTCGCCTTAGGGGCCGACTCACCCTGCCCCGATTAACGTTGGACAGGAACCCTTGGTCTTCCGGCGAGCGGGTTTTTCACCCGCTTTAACGTTACTCATGTCAGCATTCGCACTTCTGATACGTCCACGGAACTTCTCAATTCCGCTTCAACCGCTTACAGAACGCTCCTCTACCAAGCACAACAAGTGTGCTTCCGCAGCTTCGGTGTATCGCTTAGCCCCGTTACATCTTCCGCGCAGGCCGACTCGACTAGTGAGCTATTACGCTTTCTTTAAAGGGTGGCTGCTTCTAAGCCAACCTCCTAGCTGTCTAAGCCTTCCCACATCGTTTCCCACTTAGCGATAACTTTGGGACCTTAGCTGGCGGTCTGGGTTGTTTCCCTCTCCACGACGGACGTTAGCACCCGCCGTGTGTCTCCCGTGATTGCACTCATTGGTATTCGGAGTTTGCATGGGGTTGGTAAGTCGGGATGACCCCCTAGCCCAAACAGTGCTC containing:
- the pstA gene encoding phosphate ABC transporter permease PstA encodes the protein MMTRDNTDKLLTGLIWGSAIFTMAFLVWILAYIISNGLAHVDWGFITNNYTRTGEESGIWPMIMGTIYMVIVSILIAGPIGIMTAIYLTEYAKPGSKLVKVIRFCTESLAGIPSIIYGLFGLTFFVTILGLGFSILSGALTLAILILPVIIRTTEEAIIAVPLAYREASFGLGASRLYTVWRVILPSAMPGIVTSLILSIGRIIGESAPVFLTAGTAYLMPDSVMDSIRTLTVHLYMLTTELYTQHDWDMAFATATVLIVVVLGINLITKLISSRFSKATY
- the pstC gene encoding phosphate ABC transporter permease subunit PstC, which gives rise to MMMAKELKASRRRDLTEHLFHGLFLLSAFIGVLSVATIGFFLIKESLDSVVYSGELAIELAKEEGGSAFGEGWLPNWAVGIIAMLTGMDWLPPALYGIAPMIVGSLFATAVAVAIGVPVGILTAVFLAEIAPPRLVKVLRPAIELLAGIPSVVYGFFGLVVIVPLIEQVFGVPSGATVLAGSIVLAIMILPTVIAVSETSLRAVPRQYKEGSLALGASNIYTIFHVLIPAARSGILTGVILGIARAVGETMAIIMVMGNAPAMPNGVLESARTLTANIALEMSYATGIHASALYATGVVLLVFVMLLNGTLMFLNRERAK
- a CDS encoding phosphate ABC transporter substrate-binding protein → MKNFAAGALALLSMFTATSAVAAQTITVSGSTSVTGVMEVLAETYTGKTGTNVEVQGTGSSAGIRAANEGTSMLGMSSRDVKDSEMRAGLHETVIARDGIAVAVNNANAVKGLTMDQITKIYKGEITDWSQVGGKKGPIVVVTRDTASGTRGAFEEIMSLTRKVAGQKVSAISPRAQVGNGNGMVKTMVANNPNAIGYISLGSVDQSLRAVEVNGHPATVAGIQAGEYPIARPFIVLHDDNTPKAAQEFLSWILSADGQAIVGNKGYVPVQ